The following proteins are encoded in a genomic region of Thermococcus henrietii:
- a CDS encoding ubiquitin-like small modifier protein 1 encodes MKVTVRYFARYRSLVGKSEEELEVPDGITVRELIEILKERHPILKNEVFAEDDDLADVNVSRNGRYVRFDEVLRDGDIVAIFPPVSGG; translated from the coding sequence ATGAAGGTTACCGTTCGCTACTTCGCCCGCTACCGCTCCCTCGTTGGAAAGAGCGAGGAGGAACTCGAAGTCCCAGACGGGATAACGGTGAGAGAACTAATAGAAATCCTCAAGGAGAGGCACCCGATTCTCAAGAACGAGGTCTTCGCCGAGGACGACGACCTGGCCGACGTCAACGTCTCGCGGAACGGAAGGTACGTCCGCTTCGACGAGGTTCTGAGGGACGGGGATATAGTTGCGATATTCCCCCCTGTGAGCGGTGGTTGA